In Lasioglossum baleicum unplaced genomic scaffold, iyLasBale1 scaffold0087, whole genome shotgun sequence, a genomic segment contains:
- the LOC143219872 gene encoding uncharacterized protein LOC143219872 yields the protein MENVRNHVNVKLLSRWDGRYGVEQLIARPNFHSCTVFSEDFVAIQLNKLLLKFHKPIYIGMSVLDISKTHLYSFHYEYMYPNFQQNCKILYTDTDSLIYEIACDDVYETMKRDIHRYDTSNYVENNAYGVPIANKKMLGLMKDENGGKIMTEFVGLRAKMYATRVRDDDDTCRETKKIKGIRTNATARDISFEDYVECLHNHTEKSINNKRIMSVQHRVYSIAEMKLALSPYDDKRYICDNLVTTLPWGHYNIVSLP from the coding sequence atggagaacgttcgaaatcaCGTGAACGTGAAATTGCTTTCCCGATGGGACGGTCGATACGGTGTCGAGCAATTGATAGCcagaccaaattttcacagtTGTACCGTGTTTTCGGAGGATTTCGTCGCGATACAGCTAAACAAGCTGTTACTCAAATTCCACAAACCCATCTACATAGGCATGTCCGTATTGGATATATCAAAAACTCATTTGTACAGCTTTCATTACGAGTACATGTATCCCAATTTCCAACAAAATTGTAAGATTTTGTACACGGACACGGACAGTCTGATATACGAGATCGCTTGCGACGATGTGTATGAGACGATGAAACGTGATATCCATCGATACGATACAAGTAATTATGTCGAGAACAACGCGTACGGCGTTCCGATCGCGAACAAAAAGATGCTGGGATTAATGAAGGATGAGAACGGAGGCAAAATTATGACTGAGTTCGTGGGGCTTCGCGCGAAAATGTATGCTACTCGCGTGCGCGACGACGATGATACCTGCCGCGAAACGAAAAAAATCAAAGGCATTAGGACAAACGCCACAGCCAGAGATATAAGTTTTGAAGACTATGTCGAGTGTCTTCATAATCATACGGAAAAGAGCATTAACAATAAACGTATAATGTCGGTACAGCATCGGGTGTATTCCATAGCTGAAATGAAATTAGCGTTAAGTCCGTACGACGATAAACGGTATATCTGTGATAATTTGGTCACTACACTTCCTTGGGGACATTACAATATCGTTTCATTGCCATAA
- the LOC143219873 gene encoding uncharacterized protein LOC143219873 translates to MFEDILSISEAPIFDNRITKIELHTYNPYANTTFENNDEIRIPIQQQDLYTLPCRSFLYVEGKLSLPGKLELPAGSTIESAALDNNAVAFMFEEIRYELNGVEIDRSRNPGTTTTLKNYVSLSTTRSSALSNAGWTHNTEAQRKTATTTAAINFNFCIPMSMLLGFCEDYKRVVINARHELILIRSRTNTNALYSSSENAKPVLDLYKIQWRMPHVTLDEINKLSMLRILGNDKPIDMSFRSWELYEYPLLQATTKHTWAIKTAPQMEKPRYVIFALQTARKNNLTKTATHFDHCALANIRLYLNSETYPYDDLNVDFEKDKYALLYDMYTKFQESYYGNGEALLNVTDFLKYGPFIVLDCSRQNEALKNATIDVRIEFECRANIAPSTTAYCLMIHDCIVEYNPLTNIMAQITQVIDMDGFIVERKFLCKELAIINVYDGSFELAEFRLGINFHRLSDADKKSARCCGYVHGANCGNVPIGANPSAITPQPRGIDVCGYQEDTQKPRMHRFLREM, encoded by the exons ATGTTCGAGGACATTTTGAGCATCTCCGAAGCGCCGATCTTCGACAATCGAATAACGAAaatcgagctgcacacatacaatCCATATGCCAACACAACGTTTGAAAACAACGATGAGATACGCATACCAATTCAACAGCAAGACTTGTACACGCTCCCGTGCAGAAGCTTCCTATACGTCGAGGGAAAACTTAGTTTGCCTGGGAAACTTGAATTACCAGCGGGATCAACAATCGAATCGGCGGCTCTCGATAACAATGCCGTTGCGTTTATGTTCGAGGAAATACGCTACGAATTGAACGGCGTTGAAATCGATCGGTCCAGAAATCCTGGTACTACAACGACTCTGAAGAACTACGTGAGCCTGTCCACGACGAGAAGCAGCGCGTTATCCAACGCGGGCTGGACGCATAACACCGAGGCGCAGAGGAAAACCGCGACAACCACAGCGGCGATAAACTTCAACTTTTGCATACCTATGAGCATGTTATTGGGCTTCTGCGAAGACTACAAACGCGTTGTAATAAACGCCCGCCACGAATTGATTTTAATTCGCTCGCGTACCAACACAAACGCGTTGTACAGTTCTTCCGAAAATGCGAAACCCGTTCTGGatctatacaaaattcaatggcgaatgccACACGTCACGTTGGATGAAATAAATAAGCTGTCGATGTTACGTATTCTGGGCAACGACAAGCCGATCGATATGAGCTTTCGATCATGGGAACTGTACGAGTATCCTCTGCTCCAGGCGACTACGAAGCACACATGGGCCATAAAAACAGCTCCGCAAATGGAAAAACCGCGATACGTGATATTCGCTTTACAAACCGCGCGAAAGAATAATTTAACGAAAACAGCTACGCATTTCGATCATTGCGCATTAGCCAATATTCGGCTCTACTTGAATTCGGAAACCTATCCGTACGATGATCTAAATGTTGATTTCGAAAAAGACAAATACGCGCTGCTCTacgatatgtatacaaaattccaagaatcatactatGGAAACGGCGAGGCGCTACTCAACGTCACAGATTTCCTGAAATACGGTCCATTCAtcgttctcgattgttctcGGCAAAACGAAGCGCTGAAAAATGCCACGATCGACGTGCGAATCGAATTCGAATGTCGAGCCAACATTGCCCCCTCGACAACCGCATACTGCTTGATGATACACGACTGCATCGTGGAGTACAATCCATTGACGAACATT atggCTCAAATCACCCAAGTCATTGACATGGATGGATTCATTGTcgagagaaaatttttatgcaaagaaTTAGCCATTATCAATGTttacgacggctcgttcgaactcgcTGAATTTCGTTTGGGAATAAACTTTCATCGTTTATCAGATGCTGACAAAAAGTCGGCACG ATGCTGCGGATACGTTCACGGGGCGAACTGTGGTAACGTACCGATCGGAGCTAACCCTAGCGCAATAACGCCACAACCGAGAGGGATAGACGTGTGCGGATAccag gaagacACCCAGAAACCACGTATGCACAGATTTTTGAGAGAAATGTAG